A stretch of DNA from Pseudonocardia hierapolitana:
CTACCTCACCGTCGCCGGCTGCCCGATGCGCTCGACGATCACGTCCCGGGTCACCGAGGCCGTGTCCAAGGTCGCGGGCGTCACCGGGGTCGAGGTCGAGCTCGACGTGATGAGCGACGAGCAGCGCCACGAGCTGCGCCGCAGCCTCCGCGGCGACGCGGCCGACCCGGTGATCCCGTTCGCCCAGCCCGGCTCGCTCACCCGCGTCTACTGCGTGGCGTCGGGCAAGGGCGGGGTCGGCAAGTCGTCGGTCACCGTCAACCTGGCCGCGGCGATGGCCGCCAAGGGCCTGAAGGTCGGCGTGGTGGACGCCGACATCTACGGCCACTCGGTGCCGCGGATGCTCGGCACGGCCGACCGCCCCACCAAGGTCGACGACATGATCATGCCGCCGCAGGCCCACGGCGTGAAGGTCATCTCGATCGGCATGTTCACCCCGGGCAACGACGCCGTGGTGTGGCGCGGCCCGATGCTGCACCGGGCCCTGCAGCAGTTCCTCGCCGACGTCTTCTGGGGCGACCTCGACGTCCTGCTGCTCGACCTGCCGCCCGGCACCGGCGACATCGCCATCTCCACCGCGCAGCTCGTGCCCAACGCGGAGCTGCTGGTCGTCACCACCCCGCAGACGGCCGCGGCCGAGGTGGCCGAACGCGCAGGCTCGATCGCGCTGCAGACCCGCCAGCGCCTCGCAGGCGTCGTGGAGAACATGTCCTGGATGGAGCTGCCCGACGGCACCCGCATGGAGGTCTTCGGCTCCGGCGGTGGGCAGACGGTCTCCGACTCCCTCACCCGGACCATCGGTGCCCCCGTGCCGCTGCTCGGTCAGGTGCCGCTCGAGCCGCGCCTGCGCGAGTGCGGCGACGCAGGCACCCCGATCGTGCTGTCGGAACCGGAGAGCCCGGCGGCCATGGCCCTGCGCGCCGTCGCGGACAAGCTCACGGTGCGCTCCCGCGGGCTCGCTGGGCTGAGCCTGAACATCTCCCCCGTGCGCAAGTAGCTCACGCGGCGATGCGGTAGGTGCTTCCGCTGCTGCCGGGCAGCCACGCGTCCGGCAGCGCGGCGGCGAGCGCGTGCTGCGCGCTCCAGCCGGTGCAGTGGGCCGGCACCACCATGGCCGGGGCCAGCTCGGTGAGCGCGGCGATCGTCGGCGGGATCACCGGCTCGAACGCCGGGCCGGAGAGGTGCAGGCCGCCGAGCAGCGCGCACAGCCGGTCGACGCCGGTGAGCCGCCGCGCGTGGCGGACGATGTTGATCGCACCCGCGTGCCCGCAGCCGGTGAGCACGACCAGCCCGCGGCCGCGGACGTGCACGACCAGCGCCTGGTCGTCCTGGACGAGCGGGTCGTGCTCCCAGCCGGAGCCGGTCCAGGCCTGGTGCGGCGACGGCATCCCACGCTCGAACTCGGTGGTGCGGTCGACCTCGCCCGTGATCAGCACGCACCCGTCGACGAGCAGCGAGGGCTCGCGCCGCTCGATCACCTCGAAGCCCTCGCCCTCCAGTGCGCGCCTGCTCAGCGTGGGCAGGTCGAACACCTCACCCCGCGGCGGGACCAGGCGCCTGCGCGTCCACGCGACGGGGTGCAGCACCATCGGCATGGCACGTCGCCCCCGCCTCGCGGCGAGCCCGGCGAGGCCACCGGCGTGGTCGAAGTGCCCGTGGCTGAGCACGACCCCCTGCACCTCGGACAGGTCGACGCCCATCCGCTCGGCGTTGACGACCATGCCGTCGGGCGACAGTCCGGTGTCGAACAGGAGCGTCGTCGTGGTCGCGCCGCGGCGGACCGCAACGAGCGCGGCGAACCCGTGCTCGGCGCGCAGCCCGGCGTCGGTGCTCCCGCCCTCGAACTGCGCCGCGGTCACCCGCCCGTTCCCGAAGTCCGCCCGGGTGACGCGGTCGTCGCCCGCGAGCAGGCCGTCGAAGACGTTGTCGACGAGCGTGGTGATCCGCACCTCGTCGACGGGCTGCAGGGCGATCGGGTCGACCGCCGCCCCTCCTGCGTTCCTCGGAACGCTCGCGTACACCTCGGCTGCGTTGCCGCCCTCACACATGGCGGCCACGCTAGCCCGATCCACGGCCCGGGGCCCCCTCCCCGTTCGCGTGGGAGATCATCCGCCGGCCGCCGGTGAGATGGCCGCGCCAGCGGAAGGGGACGTCGTGATGAGCGAGCAGCCGTCCGATCGTCCTGGTCCCCCGGTCCGGCTGCCGCGCGGAGGTGGCTCGCGCCCCGACCTGGTGACCGACGCCCCTCGGGCGCCGTCGGATCAGGCGCGGACCGCCTCGGCCCAGATGGCCACGGCCTCGTCCACCTGCTCCGCGGTGACGATCAGCGGCGGGATCATCCGCACGACGTTGCCGTGCGGGCCGCAGGTGAGCAGGAGCAGGCCCTTGTCCGCCGCGGCCGCGTGGGCGCGGTTCGCGGCGGCGGTGTCGGGGGCGCCGTCGGGCGTGCAGAACTCGTTGCCGACCATCAGGCCGAGGCCGCGGACGTCGGCGATGCCCGGGTGGTCGGCCGCCACCTTCTGGAGGCCGTCGCGCAGGCGCAGGCCCTGGTCGGCCGCGTTGGCGACGAGTCCCTCCCCCTCGATGACGTCGAGCGTGGCGAGCGCGGCGGCGCAGGCCACCGCGTTGCCGCCGTAGGTGCCGCCCTGCGAGCCCGGCCACGCCTTGGCCATCAGCTCCTCGCTCGCGGCGATGCCGGACAGCGGGAAGCCGCTGGCCAGGCCCTTCGCCGTGATCAGGACGTCCGGCGTGACGTCGGCGTGCTGGTGGCCCCAGAACTTCCCGGTGCGCCCGAACCCGGTCTGCACCTCGTCGGCGATCAGCAGGATGCCGTGGGCGTCGGCCCGCTCGCGCAGCCCGGCGAGGAACGCGGGCGGCGTGGGCACGTACCCGCCTTCGCCGAGCACCGGCTCGATGAGGAACGCCGCGACGTCGGCCGCCGGGGCCGCGGTGACGAGCAGCCGGTCCAGCTCGCGCAGGCAGAACGCGACCGTCTCCTCCTCGCTCCAGCCGTACCGGAACGCGTACGGGAACGGCGCGAAGGCGACGCCGCCCATGAGCGGCCCGATGCCGGCCCGGATCTTCGCCCCGGAGGTGGTGAGCGCCGCTGCGCCCATCGTGCGGCCGTGGAAACCGCCGTCGAACGCGACGACCAGCGGGCGCCCGGTGGCGTGGCGGGCGAGCCGCACCGACGCCTCGACCGCCTCGCTCCCGGAGTTCATGAAGAACACGCTGTCCAGGCCGGCGGGCAGCACGTCCCCCAGCCGCTCGGCCAGCCGCACCAGCGGCTGGTGCATGACGGTCGTGTACTGGCCGTGGATGAGCGTGGCCACCTGCTCCTGGGCGGCCGCGACGACCCGAGGGTGGCAGTGCCCGGTGCTCGTGACGCCGATCCCGGCCGTGAAGTCGAGGTAGCGGCGGCCGTCGAGGTCGAAGACGTGCACACCCTCGCCGCGCGCGACCTGCACGGGCGTCGCCTGCTTGAGCGCCGGTGACAGACGGGCCATTCCAACTCCTCGAGCTTGTCCGATTGTCGACAATCCTCTCCGATGGAAGCACGCAGGACCGCCCGGGGGCAACCCTCAGGCCCGGTCGTACCGGTCACGGGCGGCGAGGATCGGGTCGATCCGTCGCGTGACCCACTCGACGAGGACACCCGACGGTGCCGACGAGCTCCGACCCGAGCGGGGTGAGCGAGTACGTCACCTGCGGCGGCACCGTGGGCTCGACCTCGCGCGCGACGAGGCCGTCGCGCAGTGGCGGTCCGCCGCCTGACTCTCGTCTACTCGGCCTCCACGGTCAGGCGGGCACCGCAGGCGGGACCGATGGTTCCGGCGCCAGTATCCGCTCCACGGCATCGCCCATGTGCGCCTCCAGCACGGCCGCCATCCGCTCGGCGTCGCCGTCGCGCACGGCGTCGCGCAGCGCGCGGTGCTCGGCGATCAGGGCGCCGGCAGGCGGCAGGGTCTCCTGCAGGGCGGCGAGGCACATCCGGGTCTCGACGAGCAGCGTGTCGGCCATCCGCCGCAGCCGTGGGCTGCCCGACGCGGCCACGAACTCGGCGTGGAAGGCGTGGTCGGCATCGGCGAGCGCGACGGGGTCGTCGGCGACGGCCTCCATCCGGGCCAGCGCGGCGCTCAGCCGTTCAGCGGCGGCCGCCCGGTTGCCGGCGAGCAGCAACAGGCCGGCGGCCCGCTCGATCGCGGCGCGGGCGGTGTAGACGTCCCGCACGTCGGCCGCGTCCAGCTCCCGCACGAAGAGCCCCCGGTGGCGCTCGCTGCGCAGCAGCCCCTCGGCCACGAGCCGCTGCATCGCCTCCCGCAGCGGTCCGCGGCTCACCCCGAGCCGTGCGGCGAGCTCGACCTCGCCGAGCTGCGTGCCCGGCGGGAAGGTGCCTCGCATGATCGCCGTGCGGATCCGATCGGCGACGATCGCGGCCGTGGAACGCCGCTCGACCGGCTCGAGCTCACTGAGGTCCACTGTGTTCTCCGCCTCCGCTCCGCTCCGGCGGGCTCGCGGACCCGGGGAGACGCCGCCTTGCTCCTCCGGTGCTCGGTCGCTCGTTCCTCGCTCCCTGCGCGCCTCCCCCGCAAGACGGCGGCGGCCCGCTCGCTGCTCTGATGTTCATGCCACTCCTTCAGGCTCTGAACAGCGCGCCGAGACCCGGGCGCGGTGAGGCGGAACCCGCAAGGCGCAGACCCTGCCAAACGCTCACCTGGTTGGCCGTGAGCACCGGCTTGCCGACGCGGGCGTCCAGCGCGTCGAGCAGCCCGATCGTGTGCAACGCGGTGTCGGGCAGCAGCACGGCCTGCGCGTCCGGGTGGTCGGCGGCCGCTGCGAACTCGAGCACGGTCTCGTTCGGCAGCGTGCCGACCTCGGCTGCGGTGATGATCCCCTTGGCCGAGAGCGAGAGCACCTCGATCCCGGCGGCGCCGAGGAAAGCGACGAACCGCTCCGCGACGTCGTCGGGGTAGGTGGCGCCCACCGCGACCCTGCTGACGCCCAACCGCGCGCACGCGTCGACGAACGCGAACGACGTGCTCGACGCCGGCACGCCCGCCACCGCGCCGAGCGCCTCGACCTGGGCCGTGGCGCCGTCCCAGCCGAAGACGAAGCTCCCGCTCGTGCACGCCCAGACCACGGAGTCCAGCGGGCCGCCGAGCGCCCGTACGCCGTCGGCCAGCACGTCGTCGCCACCGATGTCGAGCAGTGCGTCCACACGGTGGGCGTCCTCACGCATGAGGGTGTGCACCAGCGGCAGCCGCGGACCGCCGAGCAGCGATTCCGCGAGCGGGTAGTCGTCCTCTGCTGAGTAGCCGGGGTAGAGGATCCCGACGGTGGGGGCGGTCATGCGGCTCCTGGGGTGAGGTGGTCGTGGTTGGCGAGCAGGCTGCCGCCGCCCACCGCGTCGCGGCCCATGGCGCGCAGCGCGGCCCACATGGTGACCTGGTTGGCGGTGAGCACCGGCTTGCCGAGCGCCTGCTCGAGGGGCTCGATGAGGTCGTAGGTCGGCACGTTCGTGCAGCTGATGAACAGCGCCTCGGCGGCGGGGTTGTCGGCGGCGCGGACGATCTCCACCACCTCCGAGTACTTGACCCGCCAGATGTTGCCCAGCAGGCCGAGGCCCTCGCTCGACACGGTGCTGATGCCGTGCTCGGCGAGGTAGCCGACCAGACGGCGCGTGACGGGTTCGACGTACGGGGTGGCGATCGCGAGCCGGGAGACGCCGAGCAGCTTCAGCGCGGAGATCAGCGCCCCCGATGTGGTGCGCGCGACGGGAGCGCCTGCGTCCTCCATCGTGCGGCGGAGAACCTCCTCGCCCGCGGCGCCCTCGACGAAGCTGCCTGACGTGCAGGCGTAGATGACGACGCCGGGCTCGGGGGTGAGCACGTCCCGGGTGGCCCGGCGCACCGCGCGGCGGTCGCCGCAGGCCACGGCCATCTCGACGGTGACCGGGGTGGTGAAGAACGGCAGGCGGGTGAGGTAGAGCGACACGTCCTCGGGCGCCCATCGCCACAACTCGCGGTCGAGGGCGAAGTCGAACGGGGCCACCACTCCGATCCCCTGCTGGTGGTCGGGCTCGGTGAGACCGACCGAGAGCTCGGTGGGCACGGCGTGCTACCCGAGCCGCTCGTACACCAGGCGCTCGCCGACGCTGCCGGAGCGCCAGACGTCGTGGCACGCCTCGGCCATCGCGTCGAGCCCCTCGGTGATCGTGGCGTAGACGTTGCCCGGAACCCAGCCGATGTCCCCGTTGATCAGCAGGTTGTTCCGGCCGTAGAAGATCGCGAGGTCGATGGCGCCCTCGTCCTGGTCGATCCCCTGGTCGGTCTTGAACGCGCTGTCGAGCACGCCACCGGCGAAGTCGAACAGCACGACGTCGCCGGGGATCGGCGTGACGGTCGGGTTCTCCCGGCCGATCTCCGCGAACCGGGGCACCATCGTGTACACCTCGTTGCGCGCGTACTTCGCGTGCTGCGCGTCACCTGCCAGCGGGCCGTCCTCGAGAGCGCGCCACACCGCGGCGGTGGTGCGCGGCGCCTCCTTCTCCAGCAGCTCAGCCACGCAGGACACGCCACGGCGGGCGAGGCTGATGCGGAGGAACTTCGACATGAGGCCGCTCCCGGCGTCAGAGGGGGGATACCGCGGCGCCGCGGATTGTTGACAATAGTACGAGGGGTTCCTAGCGTGTCAATCCTCGCCCCCTGTTCGGGAAGGTCCCGTCGAATTGCCCGTTTTCGCTGGTCAGCGACCCCTTCCGACGATCACGGTGCTGCACGGTGACGATCGACCACCGGGCCTCGCGCTCGACGGGATGCGCTTCGCGGGCGACGCCTCCTCCCTCGCCGAGGCACTGCCCGGTGCGGAGGTGCTGCTCGTCTGGGATTTCCTCTCCGACGCCGTGCGCGACGCATGGCCGGCCGCCGACTCGCTGCGGTGGGTGCACACGGCGAGCGCCGGCGTCGACCGGCTGACGTTCCCCGGGCTGCTCGAGTCGGACGTGACGCTGACGAACTCCCGCGGCGTGTTCGACCGGCCCATGGCCGAGTACGTGCTAGGACTGGTACTCGCGATGGCCAAGGACTTCCCGGGCACGCTCGCCGCACAGGCGCGCCGCGAGTGGCGCCACCGCGAGACCGAGCCGGTCGCCGGGCGCCGCGTCGTGGTCGTCGGGGGCGGCCCGATCGGACGCGCGATCGCCGGGCTGCTCGGCGCCGTCGGGATGGACGTGGAGCTGGTCGGGCGCCGGGAGTTCGACGGACTGCCCCGCCGTCTGCCCGGAACCGACTGGCTCGTGCTCGCCGCGCCGCTCACGGACGCCACCCGCGGCATGCTCGACGCCGCCGCACTCGCCCTGCTCCCCCGGTCCGCCCGCGTGATCAACGTGGGCCGCGGGGCCTTGGTCGTCGAGCCCGACCTCGTCGACGCGCTGCGCGAACGCCGGATCGCGGGGGCGGCCCTCGACGTCTTCGCCCGCGAACCGCTTCCGGCCGACTCCCCGCTCTGGGCCCTGCCCGGCGTGATCGTCTCGCCCCACATGTCGGGCGACCTGATCGGCTGGCGGCAGGACCTCGTCGAGGTGTTCCGCGACAACCTCGCCCGCTACCAGGCAGGCGAACCGCTGCGCAACGTCGTGGACAAGACGTTGGGCTACGTGACGACCGGAGGTGGGACGTGACCGCCGACCTGGCTGTGTCCGAACTGGCGGCGACCGAGCTGCTCGCGGCCTACCGCGCGGGCGTGCTCTCCCCCATCGAGGCGACCGAGGCAGCGCTGCAGCGGATCCGGCGCCACGACCCGCAGGTCAACGCGTTCTGCCTCGTGGACGCGGACGCCGCGCTCGGCGCCGCCAAGGAGTCCGAGGAGCGCTGGCGGCGCGGCGAGCCGGCCGGGGCCCTCGACGGCGTGCCGATCTCCATCAAGGACATCCTGCTCACCCGCGGCTGGCCGACGCTGCGCGGCTCGCACACCGTCGATCCGACCGGACCGTGGGACGTCGACGGGCCGCACGTCGCGCGCGTCCGCGAGCAGGGCGCCGTGCCGCTGGGCAAGACGACCACACCGGAGCTGGGTTGGAAGGGCGTGACGGACAACCCGCTCACCGGCGTCACCCGCAACCCGTGGGACCCCACGCGCACGGCGGGCGGCTCGTCCGGCGGCAGCGCGGCGGCCGTCCTCTGCGGGATGGGCCCGCTGAGCCTCGGCACCGACGGCGGCGGTTCCGTGCGCATCCCGGCGGCCTTCACCGGCACCACCGCCCTCAAGCCCACCTACGGGCGCGTGCCGCACTACCCGCCCAGCCCGTTCGGCACCCTCGCCCACGTCGGGCCGATGACCCGCACGGCGGCCGACGCCGCGCTGCTGCTCGACGTCGTGTCCGGCGCCGACACCCGCGACCCGTGGGCGCTCGCCGCCACCGGCTCCGCTGTGGCCGCCCTCGACGCGGGGGTGGCGGGCCTGCGGATCGCGGTGAGTCCCACGCTCGGGTACGTCGACGTGCACCCCGAGGTCGCCGCGGCGTTCGCGGCGGCGGCGCGGGTGTTCGCCGACCTGGGCGCGCACGTCGAGGAGGCCGACCCCGGCTTCGCCGATCCGATCGTGGCGTTCGAGACGCTGTGGTTCTCCGGCGCGGCGAAGTCGATCGAGCACCTCGGGCCGGAGCAGCGCGCGCTGATGGACCCCGGGCTCGTCGCGATCAGCGAGCAGGGTGCGCGGGCCTCGGCCCTGGACTACCTCACCGCGATGGCAGTGCGCAACGATCTCGGCACCCGCATGGGCGAGTTCCACAGCCGCTACGACCTGCTGCTCACACCCACGCTCCCGATCCCGGCCTTCGAGGCGGGGGTCGAGGTGCCCGCGGGCTGGCCCCACGAGCGGTGGACGACGTGGACGCCGTTCACCTACCCGTTCAACATGACCCAGCAGCCGGCCGCGAGCGTGCCCTGCGGCTTCGCGGAGGGCCTGCCGGTGGGCCTGCAGATCGTCGGCCCGCGCCACGGGGACAACGCGGTACTGGCGGCGGCACACGCGTTCCAACAGGCGACGGACTGGCACACCCACCGCCCCTCCGGCTGACGAGCCGGCCGCCCACGCACCTCGTGTCGGGCCGCACACATGGTCTCGGCCCGCGCTACCGGTCGACAGGGCGCGGCGGCCGCGTTGGGGTGCGTCGGCTGGAACCGGGTGCGTGAGCAGGAGTGGGGCGGGGCCGCCCGTCAGGTGGCGTCCGGGTCGACCGGGGGGACCTCGTTCTTCTCCAGCCGCTCCGGCGGGGGCGTGGCCTTCGTCAGGTTCGGCTTCGGCGGGGTGTAGCCGTTCGGCTTGGGCTGTTCGTCGTCGAAGAGCGTGCGGGTCACCGCCGTGCGCGGGTTGAAGTTCCGCAGGCCACGCAGTTCCTCGAGCGGCTTGCGCAGCTCGTCGAACTCCGGGCCGAGCTCGCCGCGCAGCTGCTCACGCGCACCGGTGGCGTACTCGCGGAGCTGGCGGATCGCCTTGCCCGTCCACGCCGCCGCCGACGGCAACCGCTCCGGGCCGAGGATGAACAGGCCGGCCACGATCAACACGAGGATCTCGCCCCAGCCGACGCTGTCGAACACGCTGCCACCCTACGTCTAACCGGCGCCTAATCGGAGGCCAGGACTACCGACACCGTGAGCGGGCGGCCCTCGCGGATCAGCTCGACCTCCACCGCATCGCCGGGATTGCGCTCCCGCACGGCGACGACGAGCTCGTCGGCCCCGGCGATCGTGCGTTCCCCCACGCGGACGATCACGTCGCCCTCGATGATGCCCGCCGCCTCCGCGGCCCCGCCCTGCTGCACGTTCTGCACCTGGGCGCCGTCGGTGGTGCCGTCGCTGACGGAGCGGGCGTTGATGCCGATCTCGGCGTGGGTGACCTTGCCGGTGCGGATCAGCTCCTCCGCGATGCCGCGGGCGTCGTCGATCGGGATGGCGAAGCCCAGGCCGATCGAGCCGCCCTCGCCCATCCCGATGCTGCGGATGGCCGTGTTGATCCCGACGACGGCGCCGGTCGAGTCGACGAGCGGGCCGCCGGAGTTGCCCGGGTTGATCGCGGCGTCGGTCTGGATCGCGTCGATCACGGCGTTGGTGTCGGTGCCGGCCCCGTCGAGGCGGACCGGGCGGTTGATCGCGCTGACGATGCCCTCGGTGACGGTGCCGACCAGGCCGAGCGGGGAGCCGATCGCGATCACCCCGTCGCCGACGACGAGCCCGGCCGACGAGCCGAACGTGGCGACCACCGGGTTGGCGACCTCCACCTTCACGACCGCGAGGTCGGTCTTCGGGTCGCGCCCCACGATCTGGGCCGCGGCGCGGGTGCCGTCGTGGAAGATCGCCTCGATCTGGGCGCCGGTGACCTCCGCGGCCGGTGCCACCACGTGGTTGTTCGTGAGGACGTAGCCGGACGGGTCGATGACCACGCCGGACCCGGTGCCGCCCTCGTCGCCCACCCGGATCTCGAACGAGACCACGGCGGGCACCGTGCGGGCCGCGATGTCGGCCACGGAACCGGGCGGGCGCTCCCGGCCCGGGACGGTCTGGGTGATCGTCGGGTCCGGATCGGTGAGACCGGCAGCCCCCTCGGCCGTGAACCGCCCCACCATCCCTCCCGCGGCACCGATGAGCAGCGCGACCACCGCGAGCACCGCGAGCGCCCGCGGCTCGACCCGGCGACCGAAGAACACCTCGCGCAGGCTGAGCCGGGCCCCTTCACCGCGCACGGTCTCGACCTCGGTCCCACCAGCGCCCGGGGGCGGGCCGAGCGCGGCGGCGCTCTCCGGGTCGCGCCACGGGTCGCGCTCCGCACCGTCGGTCCAGAAGGTGTCCTCGTGCGCGGCGCCCTTGCCGGTGCCGTTCTCGGAGGGGCGCTGCAGGGGCGGGGCGGACGGGTCGGGACGCCCGAAGGCGCTGGCCAGCGCGGCGGGCGGCGGGGCGACGAGCGTGGTGTGCTGCCCGTTGCCGTTGCGCCGCGCGGCGAAGCCACCGTCGACCCCGCCCGGGCGGCCGAACGCCGCCGCGGCGTCGGGATCGACCTCCGGCCGCTCGAGCGGGCGCGGACCGAGGCGCGGGGGCCCGGCGGCCGACGGCTCCGCGCCGGACGGTGCTGCTTCGAACGGAGATGCGTCGAACGGCTCCGCGTCGGACTGTCGCGGGAGCTCGACCGTGCGGTCCTCACCGGGGCCCTCGGTGCCGTCTCCTCGCTCTGCCGAGCTCGGCTCGGCAGGGGTGTTGGGATCGCTCATCCCTCGGCGGACTCCTGGGCTGATGGTGCGGACCGGACCCCGTCAGCGTGCCTCAGCGGCGGTGAAGTCCGCGTAGCTCAGCGGGGCTCGTCACCGGCGGCGGGCGGGGCCGAGGTGGGCGCCACGGACGGCGGCGCGCTGGTGGCCGCCGCGGGCTGCGGGGTGAGCTGCAGGCGGACGTCGACCGGGGTGGCGGTGCCGCCGAGGACCGGACGACGGGCGGTGTCGGCGTCGCCGGGGTCCGGTGCCGCCGATCCGGTAACGGCCGCGGGCACGGCGAACGCGATGGCGCCCGCGGCGAGACCCGTCACGGCGACGCCGGTGCCGAGCCACATCCTGCGGTGCGTGCGGTCACCGTGGGGCGCCGCGGAGTCGGTGCGCGCGGCTCCACGAGCGGCGCGCTCGGGCCGCAGCACCGAGACGAACTGGCCCTCGGGGGTGACCGCGAGCCCCGCGGGCGGAGCCGGGAGGTCGGTGTCCTGCGGGATGGAGCGCAGGCTCGACAGCAGGGAGGACGGGAGGCTCGGACAGCCCGCGGTGCGCAGTGCGGCGCGGGCCTGTCCCTGCGCGACGACCTGGGCCGCGCACTCGGGGCACTGGGAGAGGTGCTGGTTGGCGCGCAGGTGCGGACCCGGGGCGAGCTCGTCGTCGACGTACGCGACGATGGCGTCGGACGACAGGTGATCGTGACCCCAGTCCGGGGTCGTCACCGAAATGCGCCAACGCCCTGAACTCACCCGTGTACCTCCTCCAGCTCCGCCCCGCGGACGTCGGCTGCCCGGCGGCGCTCGAGCGCGCTGCGCAGGGCGGCACGGCCGCGGTGGATCCTGCTCCTCACCGTACCCAGCTTCACGCCGAGCGTGGCGCCGATCTCCTCGTAGGACAGCCCCTCTACATCACACAGCACGACCGCGGCGCGGAACTCCGGCTGCAGCTCGTCGAGCGCGGCCTGCAGCTGCGGGTCGAGGTGGGTGTCGGAGAACACCTGCTCGGGCTGCGGGCCGGTACCCGGGAGCCGGTCGGTGTCCTCGGGGAGCGCCTCCATGCGGATGCGGGAGCGGCGACGCACCATGTCCAGGAACAGGTTCGTGGTGATGCGGTGCAGCCATCCCTCGAACGTGCCCGGCTTGTACGACGCGAGGGACCGGAACACCCGGACGAACGTCTCCTGGGTGAGGTCCTCGGCGTCGTGCGGGTTGCCGGTGAGCCGGTAGGCGAGGCGGTAGACCCGGTCCGCATGCTCGCGCACCACGTCGTCCCAGCTCGGCGGAGTCCAGCCGGCCTCCTCACCGGGCAGCAGCGTGCTGCTCGGCAGCGTGGCTGAGCCTTCGCTCATCGTCGGGTCGCACCTCCTGCGGCGGGTCGTGCCTCTGGCCAACGGAGCACCGGACCTCTGAGTTCCCGGCCCTCCCACGGCCGACGACCCCGACCGTTGGGAACCACCGTGCCCGACGCCCGTGAAACAGGGGTGAGAACCGGCTGAGAGGAGCCTGATAGAACGGGCCAAGTAGCCTTCCGCCTCATGTGGGTGCCGGACGCCGCCACCGATCTGTGGGCGCTGCGCGACCACGTCGAATCCTATCTCGCCGAGGACGACGTGCTTGTTTCCGCGCGGGCCGACGCCGCACGGTCCGGCTGCGTACCCATCGGGCCCGATGCGGGCGCCGGCCTGCGGTTCCTCGCCGCCTCGATCGGCGCGCGCGCCGTGGTCGAGATCGGCACCGGCACGGGCGTGAGCGGGCTGTGGCTGCTGCGCGGCATGGTGCCCGGCGGCACGCTCACCTCGATCGACATCGACCCCGAGCACCAACGCGCCGCCCGCGGTGTGTTCCTCGCCGCAGGTTACGGGCCTGCGAGCCTGAGGCTGATCAACGGGATGGCGCTCGAGGTGCTGCCCCGGCTCACCGACGCCGGGTACGACCTGGTGTTCGTCGACGCCGGGCCTGCCGACTACCCGCGCTACCTCGACGAGGCGGTGCGACTGCTGCGCGACGGCGGGATCGTGGTGTTCGCGGGAGCCCTCGGCGCCGGGGTGGTGGACCCGGACGCGTCCGACGCGAGCACGGCGGGCCTGCGCGAGGTGGGCCGCATGGTCCGCGACGACGACCGCCTAGTGCCGGTGCTCCTCCCGCTGGGGGACGGCCTCCTGGCGGCCCTGAAGCCGGCTCTCTGACGGACCTCCGGTCCGCAGCACCGTGGAGCGGCGCTGTCAGCGGCCCGTTGGGCACGGCGGTTCCGGATGGTGCCGAATCCGTCAGGGCGACTTTGGCGAGGTGGGTCTGGGCGGCTGGAACGGCTGGCGCCCTCGACCAGGGCCTTCGGAGGCGCCTTCCGGCAAGGCCTTCGGAGGCGCCTTCCGGCAAGGCCTTCGGTGGCACCTTCCGGCAAGGCCTTCGGTGGCACCTTCCGGCAAGGCCTTCGGTGGCACCTTCCGGCA
This window harbors:
- a CDS encoding aspartate aminotransferase family protein, with the translated sequence MARLSPALKQATPVQVARGEGVHVFDLDGRRYLDFTAGIGVTSTGHCHPRVVAAAQEQVATLIHGQYTTVMHQPLVRLAERLGDVLPAGLDSVFFMNSGSEAVEASVRLARHATGRPLVVAFDGGFHGRTMGAAALTTSGAKIRAGIGPLMGGVAFAPFPYAFRYGWSEEETVAFCLRELDRLLVTAAPAADVAAFLIEPVLGEGGYVPTPPAFLAGLRERADAHGILLIADEVQTGFGRTGKFWGHQHADVTPDVLITAKGLASGFPLSGIAASEELMAKAWPGSQGGTYGGNAVACAAALATLDVIEGEGLVANAADQGLRLRDGLQKVAADHPGIADVRGLGLMVGNEFCTPDGAPDTAAANRAHAAAADKGLLLLTCGPHGNVVRMIPPLIVTAEQVDEAVAIWAEAVRA
- a CDS encoding winged helix-turn-helix transcriptional regulator, whose product is MRDGLVAREVEPTVPPQVTYSLTPLGSELVGTVGCPRRVGHATDRPDPRRP
- a CDS encoding maleate cis-trans isomerase family protein — its product is MTAPTVGILYPGYSAEDDYPLAESLLGGPRLPLVHTLMREDAHRVDALLDIGGDDVLADGVRALGGPLDSVVWACTSGSFVFGWDGATAQVEALGAVAGVPASSTSFAFVDACARLGVSRVAVGATYPDDVAERFVAFLGAAGIEVLSLSAKGIITAAEVGTLPNETVLEFAAAADHPDAQAVLLPDTALHTIGLLDALDARVGKPVLTANQVSVWQGLRLAGSASPRPGLGALFRA
- a CDS encoding MBL fold metallo-hydrolase, whose protein sequence is MCEGGNAAEVYASVPRNAGGAAVDPIALQPVDEVRITTLVDNVFDGLLAGDDRVTRADFGNGRVTAAQFEGGSTDAGLRAEHGFAALVAVRRGATTTTLLFDTGLSPDGMVVNAERMGVDLSEVQGVVLSHGHFDHAGGLAGLAARRGRRAMPMVLHPVAWTRRRLVPPRGEVFDLPTLSRRALEGEGFEVIERREPSLLVDGCVLITGEVDRTTEFERGMPSPHQAWTGSGWEHDPLVQDDQALVVHVRGRGLVVLTGCGHAGAINIVRHARRLTGVDRLCALLGGLHLSGPAFEPVIPPTIAALTELAPAMVVPAHCTGWSAQHALAAALPDAWLPGSSGSTYRIAA
- a CDS encoding Mrp/NBP35 family ATP-binding protein, coding for MSTTESSITVEQAVRAALATVDDPEIHKPITDLGMVKGVEITPDGRALVAVYLTVAGCPMRSTITSRVTEAVSKVAGVTGVEVELDVMSDEQRHELRRSLRGDAADPVIPFAQPGSLTRVYCVASGKGGVGKSSVTVNLAAAMAAKGLKVGVVDADIYGHSVPRMLGTADRPTKVDDMIMPPQAHGVKVISIGMFTPGNDAVVWRGPMLHRALQQFLADVFWGDLDVLLLDLPPGTGDIAISTAQLVPNAELLVVTTPQTAAAEVAERAGSIALQTRQRLAGVVENMSWMELPDGTRMEVFGSGGGQTVSDSLTRTIGAPVPLLGQVPLEPRLRECGDAGTPIVLSEPESPAAMALRAVADKLTVRSRGLAGLSLNISPVRK
- a CDS encoding GntR family transcriptional regulator — protein: MDLSELEPVERRSTAAIVADRIRTAIMRGTFPPGTQLGEVELAARLGVSRGPLREAMQRLVAEGLLRSERHRGLFVRELDAADVRDVYTARAAIERAAGLLLLAGNRAAAAERLSAALARMEAVADDPVALADADHAFHAEFVAASGSPRLRRMADTLLVETRMCLAALQETLPPAGALIAEHRALRDAVRDGDAERMAAVLEAHMGDAVERILAPEPSVPPAVPA
- a CDS encoding maleate cis-trans isomerase family protein; this translates as MPTELSVGLTEPDHQQGIGVVAPFDFALDRELWRWAPEDVSLYLTRLPFFTTPVTVEMAVACGDRRAVRRATRDVLTPEPGVVIYACTSGSFVEGAAGEEVLRRTMEDAGAPVARTTSGALISALKLLGVSRLAIATPYVEPVTRRLVGYLAEHGISTVSSEGLGLLGNIWRVKYSEVVEIVRAADNPAAEALFISCTNVPTYDLIEPLEQALGKPVLTANQVTMWAALRAMGRDAVGGGSLLANHDHLTPGAA